From the genome of Ignavibacteriales bacterium, one region includes:
- a CDS encoding homocysteine S-methyltransferase family protein, translated as MTFKEAINFYPHIITEGSIIERLKREFKYPLDEILSNALMIYDESGKVLLEKLYREYIDIALSANFPIMLLTPTWRANKERTSKANIDMNTINTDAFIFVDKIRKSYENFSDKIYIGGLTGCKGDAYKPEEALSESDAYEFHKEQMQILADAGVDFLLASTLPEINEAKGIAKAMSDTKKDYVISFVIRDNGKLLDGSLLTDAIRIIDDSVSSPPLFYLTNCIHPDVLHKSFLNLNDENDILKKRLYGIQANASSKSPEELDTLEELDADSTANWASGMADLNKKYNLKILGGCCGTDARFISSMIDHLK; from the coding sequence ATGACATTTAAAGAAGCCATTAATTTCTATCCTCACATCATAACTGAGGGTTCAATAATCGAACGATTAAAACGTGAGTTCAAATATCCGTTAGATGAAATTTTATCTAATGCACTTATGATTTATGATGAATCAGGAAAAGTTTTATTAGAAAAGTTATACCGTGAATATATTGATATCGCATTATCAGCAAACTTTCCCATTATGTTGTTAACTCCTACCTGGCGAGCAAATAAGGAAAGAACTAGTAAAGCTAATATTGATATGAATACAATCAATACTGATGCTTTTATTTTTGTAGATAAAATTAGAAAATCTTATGAAAATTTTTCTGATAAGATTTATATCGGAGGATTAACGGGCTGCAAAGGTGATGCTTACAAACCTGAAGAAGCGTTAAGTGAATCTGATGCTTATGAATTTCATAAAGAACAAATGCAGATTCTTGCAGATGCCGGGGTTGATTTTCTTTTAGCTTCCACCCTTCCCGAAATAAATGAAGCAAAAGGTATTGCAAAAGCAATGAGTGATACCAAGAAAGATTATGTGATAAGTTTTGTTATTCGAGATAACGGCAAATTACTTGACGGATCTTTATTAACAGATGCAATAAGAATTATTGATGATTCAGTTTCCTCTCCACCATTATTTTATTTAACAAATTGTATTCATCCGGATGTGCTTCATAAATCATTTCTTAATCTCAACGATGAAAACGATATTTTGAAGAAAAGATTATATGGTATTCAAGCTAATGCCTCTAGTAAAAGTCCAGAGGAACTCGACACGCTGGAAGAACTTGATGCAGATTCAACGGCAAACTGGGCAAGCGGAATGGCGGATTTAAATAAAAAATACAATCTTAAAATTCTGGGAGGCTGCTGCGGTACCGATGCAAGATTTATTTCTTCAATGATTGATCATCTTAAATAA
- a CDS encoding T9SS type A sorting domain-containing protein translates to MVPNENYVKLALFCIDTIPNSAGYWYIDNFLLISPLSTPSPPAQICANSDSESQKVFLSWSPGSTINPSWGYVIQRKNGLPNSSTDYYQIAWVGPNVLYLEDSTVQLDSIYTYRIQVREGPGGSWRSTWSNEATAYVPAIVPVELLSFSSSVIDNDVTLNWTTATETNNSGFQIERRETKNERSEEWKSISFVNGHGTTTEPQTYSYKDENLSAGKYQYRLKQIDFDGTFEYSNIIEVEILPPAKFSLEQNYPNPFNPSTKISWQSPIDSWQTLKVFDVLGNEVALIVNEFKPAGNYETEFDASKLSSGIYYYQLKVGEFVQSKKMILLK, encoded by the coding sequence ATGGTTCCTAATGAAAATTATGTAAAATTAGCTTTGTTCTGCATAGATACAATTCCTAATTCCGCAGGATATTGGTACATAGATAATTTTTTATTAATCTCTCCTCTCTCAACTCCTTCACCTCCAGCACAAATCTGTGCCAATTCTGATAGTGAATCACAAAAAGTATTTTTAAGCTGGAGTCCTGGAAGCACGATTAACCCAAGCTGGGGATATGTTATTCAAAGAAAAAATGGACTTCCAAATAGTTCCACAGATTACTATCAAATTGCTTGGGTCGGACCAAATGTACTTTATTTGGAAGATTCTACCGTCCAATTGGATAGCATATATACTTATCGAATACAGGTTCGTGAAGGGCCTGGAGGCAGTTGGCGATCCACTTGGAGCAATGAAGCAACTGCTTATGTTCCTGCAATTGTTCCAGTAGAACTTCTCTCCTTCTCTTCGTCTGTTATTGATAATGATGTTACTTTAAATTGGACAACTGCAACTGAAACTAATAATTCAGGATTTCAAATCGAAAGACGAGAGACGAAAAACGAAAGAAGCGAGGAATGGAAGAGTATTAGTTTTGTTAATGGACACGGAACCACAACAGAACCGCAAACATATTCATACAAAGATGAAAATCTTTCTGCTGGAAAGTATCAATACAGATTAAAGCAAATAGATTTTGATGGTACGTTTGAATACTCAAACATAATTGAAGTTGAAATTCTTCCACCAGCAAAATTTTCTTTAGAACAGAATTATCCTAACCCGTTTAATCCATCAACAAAAATTAGTTGGCAGTCTCCAATTGACAGCTGGCAAACATTAAAAGTTTTTGATGTTTTGGGAAATGAAGTTGCATTAATAGTTAATGAATTTAAACCCGCCGGAAATTATGAGACTGAGTTTGATGCTTCTAAACTTTCAAGTGGCATTTATTACTATCAGCTTAAGGTGGGTGAATTTGTTCAATCTAAAAAAATGATTTTGTTGAAATGA
- a CDS encoding peptidase M64, producing MKIFFLSFILAFTTFAQTKINFDDYFVDETLRIDYFHIGDAKNEIITIDKLYQYGSWAGSLNNLIDNFNNGKYYLKIYDYNSGNLIYSKGFDTFFGEYASGDDGINGIQKSFHETAIIPVPKNKIAFVLEKRNDKNELDEFFRTLIDPQSIYVIKDRIKDESVDIFKPVNNGDPHTKVDIVILAEGYTKSEKEKFHKDLNKFVEYFFEQEPYKSQKNNFNIYGVFKPSEESGTDLPGADIFVNTVLNTTFWSLGSERYLMTEDNKTMRDLASFVTYDAIYIQVNHARYGGGGIYNQYCTYTTDNQFAKYLFTHEFGHSFTGLADEYYTSDVAYNDFFKPTVEPVEPNITALLDPKNVKWKKYLTSGIEIPTPWEKEEFDKFSYEWLKERNRLNSWVSELKRNRVPENEIKAAEEEYAMKDKKQSEKVDKYLMSSKYWNMVGVFEGGGYQPKGIYRPMLDCIMFSKGDKPFCKVCEEAIKEVIGSYTK from the coding sequence ATGAAAATATTCTTTTTAAGTTTTATACTGGCTTTTACAACATTTGCTCAAACCAAAATCAATTTTGATGATTACTTCGTTGATGAAACTCTGCGTATAGATTATTTTCATATAGGGGATGCAAAAAATGAAATAATAACAATCGATAAATTATACCAATATGGAAGTTGGGCTGGAAGCTTGAATAATTTGATTGATAATTTTAATAACGGCAAATATTATTTGAAGATATACGATTACAATTCTGGTAATTTAATTTATTCAAAAGGATTTGATACTTTTTTTGGTGAGTATGCTTCGGGTGATGATGGTATTAATGGAATTCAAAAGAGTTTTCACGAAACAGCAATTATTCCGGTTCCTAAAAACAAGATTGCCTTTGTATTGGAAAAGAGAAATGATAAAAATGAGTTAGATGAATTTTTCAGAACATTAATTGATCCGCAAAGTATTTATGTTATTAAAGATAGAATCAAAGATGAATCAGTAGATATTTTTAAACCTGTTAATAATGGTGATCCTCATACGAAAGTTGATATTGTAATTTTAGCGGAAGGATATACTAAATCTGAAAAAGAAAAATTTCATAAAGATTTGAATAAGTTTGTTGAATATTTCTTTGAACAGGAACCGTACAAATCACAAAAAAATAATTTTAATATATATGGTGTATTCAAACCGTCAGAAGAGAGTGGAACAGATCTGCCCGGCGCAGATATTTTTGTTAACACAGTTCTTAACACAACTTTTTGGTCTCTTGGTTCAGAAAGATATTTAATGACTGAGGACAATAAAACTATGCGTGATTTGGCCTCTTTTGTTACTTATGATGCAATTTATATTCAGGTTAATCACGCACGTTATGGCGGCGGCGGAATATATAATCAATATTGTACTTACACTACAGATAACCAATTCGCAAAATATTTATTCACACATGAGTTTGGCCATTCATTTACAGGATTAGCGGACGAATACTATACTTCAGATGTTGCTTATAATGATTTCTTCAAACCAACTGTTGAACCAGTAGAACCAAACATTACCGCATTGCTCGATCCAAAAAATGTTAAATGGAAAAAATATTTAACTTCAGGAATCGAAATCCCAACTCCCTGGGAAAAAGAAGAATTTGATAAATTTAGTTATGAGTGGCTTAAAGAAAGAAACAGATTAAATAGTTGGGTATCTGAATTAAAAAGAAATCGTGTACCCGAGAATGAAATTAAGGCTGCTGAAGAAGAATATGCAATGAAAGATAAAAAGCAATCAGAAAAAGTTGATAAATATTTAATGAGCAGCAAATACTGGAATATGGTTGGTGTATTTGAAGGCGGCGGCTATCAGCCTAAAGGGATTTACAGACCGATGCTAGACTGCATTATGTTTTCAAAGGGAGATAAACCATTCTGTAAAGTTTGTGAAGAGGCGATTAAAGAAGTGATTGGAAGTTATACTAAGTAA